The following are encoded together in the Zygosaccharomyces rouxii strain CBS732 chromosome C complete sequence genome:
- the LIP2 gene encoding lipoyl(octanoyl) transferase LIP2 (similar to uniprot|Q06005 Saccharomyces cerevisiae YLR239C LIP2 Lipoyl ligase involved in the modification of mitochondrial enzymes by the attachment of lipoic acid groups): protein MSFGLFCKTILNRTELKGVPKLRGVQSFSYATDSCSAKRKTHPIDESAKAIRHLQFTRRLPFEKGLEIQEQFSKAQLDIKELHAKIRRRLAKLQEENVNMTINDSERQIIDNILSMKPNPIVLTFEFDPTYTGGKRIKKTMTPEQIAQFESFVPSRDSSDARPKFVQVERGGQITYHGPGQMVAYVIMDLKSFDNFPARCFVSGLEDSVISTLKNLKVGDGQQALDIDAKLTEETGVWTVDNKKIASLGIHVRRSVTSHGVSINVNPDLSYMTSFEMCGLPGVLPTSVEKQRPDVVLNVQDVAVKFVNELAKTLGVSTVERMQLDDMDLKA, encoded by the coding sequence ATGTCTTTTGGTCTTTTTTGCAAGACTATTTTGAATAGAACGGAATTGAAGGGGGTACCGAAACTTAGAGGGGTGCAATCTTTCTCATATGCTACTGATTCATGTTCTGCCAAGAGGAAAACTCATCCCATCGATGAATCCGCTAAGGCCATCAGACATTTACAGTTTACAAGGCGCTTACCCTTCGAAAAAGGGTTAGAAATTCAAGAGCAATTTTCCAAAGCTCAATTGGATATTAAAGAACTTCATGCTAAGATTAGAAGAAGGCTTGCCAAATTACAGGAAGAGAATGTCAACATGACAATCAATGATAGCGAAAGGCAGATTATAGACAACATTTTATCGATGAAACCAAACCCAATAGTATTGacttttgaatttgatccGACTTATACAGGGGGGAAAAGGATTAAAAAGACTATGACTCCAGAACAGATAGCccaatttgaaagttttgttCCTTCTAGAGATTCCAGCGATGCAAGACCAAAGTTCGTACAAGTGGAAAGGGGTGGACAAATCACTTACCATGGTCCTGGTCAGATGGTCGCCTACGTCATCATGGATCTTAAATCTTTCGATAATTTCCCAGCAAGATGCTTCGTCTCTGGTCTCGAAGACTCAGTCATCAGTACACTGAAAAACCTTAAGGTGGGTGATGGTCAACAGGCTTTGGATATTGACGCTAAATTAACCGAGGAGACAGGAGTTTGGACTGTGGACAACAAGAAAATTGCAAGTCTGGGAATTCATGTGAGACGTTCGGTGACGTCTCATGGGGTTAGTATTAATGTAAATCCTGATCTTTCCTACATGACAAGTTTTGAAATGTGCGGTTTACCTGGCGTTTTGCCAACATCAGTTGAAAAGCAAAGGCCTGACGTAGTTCTTAATGTACAAGATGTCGCCGTCAAATTTGTCAATGAATTGGCAAAGACATTGGGAGTGTCTACGGTGGAAAGAATGCAGCTGGATGATATGGACTTGAAAGCATAG
- a CDS encoding uncharacterized protein (weakly similar to uniprot|Q03944 Saccharomyces cerevisiae YDR200C VPS64) — MAEVERSWRSPTHASGISMMGSNKSGNGNGNAKDTISPSKRTRSNSKSSGHGHKRSSSVNKKETENKTKTDQEPLSIPVTPRNKYTHIIILKSLNETFETKFLVVPFKPESLKLGRPVVSSNGGNSQSFGGMGSVNGGNKQDSQHVPQVRPDNGHFDSRVLSRNHAALSCDPNTGNIYIRDLKSSNGTFVNGSRIDQNDVELKVGDVIDLGTDIDSKFEHRKISAFVEDISVIPLINDSDQSTSFLNGITKNQSEKMAGTASALKQINGVRGTNAEAQSMTAQRAAFEAAMFGDVNNLDLEDTVLGSETEILSGIFINNSIGTSPNLINVVKTLATEISLEKHEFTKLKSMESFLMNYITNLDYVNRLMVEKNDKQLVKLQNALRQKLTEKQESISKEHKSQVDKFEKENKTLKLSFQTKEKEKDMHIKKLERELEDLRTRLEVEKYRNSQLAKNAALAEQQSSNVEPTTDETSTTETSDTAKADKPTRSSNRKFSSRNVFFVSAISIGFVAFAMRFSSEH, encoded by the coding sequence ATGGCAGAAGTGGAAAGGAGTTGGAGGTCCCCCACACATGCGTCCGGCATTAGCATGATGGGGAGCAACAAATCTGGCAATGGTAATGGCAATGCAAAGGATACTATCTCACCAAGCAAGAGGACTAGATCTAATTCTAAAAGTAGTGGACATGGTCATAAGCGGTCAAGTAGTGTCAATAAGAAGGAGACTGAGAACAAAACTAAGACGGATCAAGAACCACTGAGTATACCTGTAACGCCAAGGAACAAATATACGcatattatcattttgaaatcattgaaTGAAACCTTCGAGACTAAATTTTTAGTAGTACCATTTAAACCAGAGAGTTTAAAATTGGGAAGACCCGTGGTGAGttctaatggtggtaattctCAAAGTTTTGGTGGTATGGGGAGTGtcaatggtggtaataagCAAGATTCTCAACATGTGCCTCAAGTGAGGCCTGATAATGGTCATTTTGATTCCCGGGTGCTTTCAAGAAACCATGCTGCATTAAGTTGTGATCCAAATACGGGGAATATTTACATCCgtgatttgaaatcaaGCAATGGTACGTTTGTTAATGGCAGCAGGATTGATCAGAATGATGTTGAGTTAAAAGTAGGAGATGTAATTGATCTGGGGACTGATATCGATAGTAAATTTGAACATAGGAAGATTAGTGCATTCGTAGAGGATATTTCAGTGATACCATTGATCAACGATTCCGACCAAAGTACTAGTTTTCTCAATggaattacaaaaaatCAGAGTGAGAAAATGGCTGGCACAGCTTCTGCTCTAAAACAGATTAATGGAGTTCGTGGCACTAATGCTGAAGCCCAATCGATGACGGCTCAGCGAGCTGCATTTGAAGCCGCCATGTTTGGTGACGTtaacaatttggatttagaagataCCGTATTAGGATCAGAGACAGAAATCCTGAGTGggattttcatcaataattCCATTGGTACAAGTCCTAATCTAATAAACGTTGTGAAAACTTTAGCTACTGAGATATCATTGGAAAAACATGAATTTACCAAACTAAAATCGATGGAAAGCTTTTTAATGAACTACATTACCAATTTAGACTATGTGAATCGACTTATGgtggaaaaaaatgataaacAATTAGTTAAACTACAGAATGCTCTAAGGCAGAAATTAACTGAGAAGCAGGaatccatttcaaaagaacatAAATCCCAAGTagataaatttgaaaaggaaaataagACTTTAAAATTGTCATTCCaaaccaaagaaaaggaaaaagatatgcatattaaaaaattagaaagggaattagaagatttacGAACGAGGttagaagtggaaaaataTAGAAACTCACAACTTGCCAAGAATGCCGCCCTTGCAGAGCAACAGTCTTCAAATGTAGAGCCTACCACCGATGAGACATCAACCACAGAAACTAGCGACACAGCAAAAGCCGATAAACCAACGAGGAGCAGCAATAGAAAATTCAGCAGTAGAAATGTATTCTTCGTAAGTGCTATTTCAATTGGGTTTGTCGCTTTCGCTATGAGGTTTTCATCAGAGCATTAA
- the SPC19 gene encoding Spc19p (similar to uniprot|Q03954 Saccharomyces cerevisiae YDR201W SPC19 Component of Dam1p complex important for spindle and kinetochore integrity localized to nuclear side of spindle pole body and along mitotic spindle) produces the protein MAESLERSVGYLEASNELLRRTVTKLQDNAESNNFLAQTMLDCKRVFELVPEYDVHKAKLDLIEEVEPLVRTLEEKLDKSTVRMTRELDTLQQTYELNKLRLSKSKDVETGNEMDVSTDAVIMTSSTNEELAQLKDLKSRKMELQSRLQMLRESKSK, from the coding sequence ATGGCAGAATCGTTGGAACGTAGTGTAGGTTATCTGGAGGCCAGTAATGAGCTACTTCGAAGAACGGTGACGAAGTTACAAGACAATGCAGAATCAAACAATTTCCTAGCACAGACGATGCTTGATTGTAAAAGAGTATTTGAACTAGTTCCTGAATACGACGTGCATAAGGCTAAATTAGATCTAATTGAAGAAGTGGAGCCACTAGTGAGGACGCTCGAGgagaaattggataaatcgACGGTTAGGATGACAAGAGAATTGGATACTCTACAGCAGACATACGAACTGAACAAATTAAGATTGAGTAAGAGTAAAGATGTGGAAACAGGTAACGAAATGGATGTGAGTACAGATGCTGTAATAATGACATCTTCTAccaatgaagaattggctcagctgaaagatttgaaaagtaGAAAGATGGAATTACAGAGCCGATTGCAAATGCTAAGAGAATCGAAATCAAAATga
- the RAV2 gene encoding Rav2p (similar to uniprot|Q03956 Saccharomyces cerevisiae YDR202C RAV2 Subunit of RAVE (Rav1p Rav2p Skp1p) a complex that associates with the V1 domain of the vacuolar membrane (H)-ATPase (V-ATPase) and promotes assembly and reassembly of the holoenzyme), which produces MTAEIYPNDYFGGPESRDAGQDTITERNWLIEEIIKPELPNIIDNVERCLEMLQSDQVFKIPISSGGSEYGDTPSVKGIVARQAGKLVDFQALVRFPEFHKGRQVLFKKHPESQFPLQQIEDLTSNLKTVLNQLEELEVTKDAETFISAIGKILQLLTKSINLLQNPPRNLSFPDNDNYAMKKLFQDHESLCESAHHEISLEIVLFKNELCVDFRNLSKVTKKPWCDIDSDTGKSFSDKIKDQLTQDRSKNLSHILRENGVHIEQPTFINNMLSSFNTQWATLPQAQYFLNRCVTFNDKVVIEIGKVALTTSDPFLISTSSKLNALENSVSNYYTNLKL; this is translated from the coding sequence ATGACAGCTGAAATATATCCTAACGACTATTTTGGAGGTCCAGAAAGCCGTGATGCTGGTCAAGATACAATCACAGAGAGAAACTGGTtgattgaagaaattatcaaacCAGAATTACCCAATATCATCGATAATGTTGAGAGGTGCCTTGAAATGTTACAGAGTGATCAAGTCTTCAAAATCCCCATAAGTAGTGGAGGTAGTGAATACGGAGATACTCCATCTGTGAAAGGTATTGTTGCAAGACAAGCTGGTAAATTGGTAGATTTCCAAGCTCTAGTTAGGTTTCCGGAATTCCACAAAGGCAGACAAGTTTTATTCAAGAAACATCCAGAATCACAATTTCCCCTACAGCAGATCGAAGACCTTACCTCTAACCTAAAGACAGTTTTAAACCAATTAGAAGAACTGGAGGTGACCAAAGATGCAGAAACTTTTATCAGTGCCATTGGCAAAATATTACAACTACTTACAAAATCTATTAATCTCCTACAAAATCCACCACGTAACCTATCGTTCCCCGATAATGATAACTATGCTATGAAGAAGTTGTTCCAGGATCACGAATCACTTTGTGAGAGTGCTCATCATGAAATAAGTTTGGAAATTgtacttttcaaaaatgaattgtGTGTGGATTTTAGAAATTTGAGCAAAGTGACAAAGAAGCCCTGGTGTGATATTGATTCTGATACCGGTAAATCATTTAGTGACAAAATTAAGGATCAATTGACGCAGGACCGGTCTAAAAATTTATCACATATCCTAAGGGAAAACGGAGTTCACATCGAACAACCTACTTTTATCAATAATATGTTGTCGAGCTTCAATACCCAATGGGCCACTTTACCTCAAGCACAATATTTTCTCAATAGATGTGTCACTTTCAATGATAAAGTCGTCATTGAAATCGGTAAAGTAGCATTAACGACCAGTGATCCGTTTCTCATATCAACATCCTCCAAATTGAATGCCTTGGAAAATAGCGTCAGCAATTACTACACAAATTTAAAGCtttaa
- the COQ4 gene encoding ubiquinone biosynthesis protein COQ4 (similar to uniprot|O13525 Saccharomyces cerevisiae YDR204W COQ4 Protein with a role in ubiquinone (Coenzyme Q) biosynthesis possibly functioning in stabilization of Coq7p located on the matrix face of the mitochondrial inner membrane), whose product MLRLGVSRTPINRQFVGYEQRRHFIVASALTLGGFVFGKRAKLADAMENGELHNKNNDDEAIRKDRMDKRLKKLSETRPIKPRYEGHVPLYPHERMLLFAISGLKSFFHPEDGNNIVKLGESSAFPFVLESLKQCMLGDETGRRILREQPNITSDTLDMDRLKKMDKNSLGYTYYTWLITEGVSPDTRAPVKYIDDPLQAFIFKRYRQCHDFYHAINGLPIIIEGEIAIKALEAANMGIPMAALGALLAPLRLKPIQKERLYDIYLPWAIRTGLSCKPLINVYWEELLEKDVNELRKELGIQPPPNLRAIRQERSKIRKELKMKYDAYEVGM is encoded by the coding sequence ATGCTCAGGCTAGGAGTTTCCAGGACTCCTATTAACCGCCAATTCGTCGGTTATGAACAGAGACGTCACTTTATAGTAGCATCCGCACTCACTTTGGGGGGATTCGTATTTGGTAAAAGGGCAAAATTAGCAGATGCTATGGAAAATGGAGAGTTGCATAATAagaataatgatgatgaggcTATTCGTAAAGATCGTATGGATaagagattgaaaaaacttTCAGAGACGAGACCTATAAAACCACGTTATGAAGGTCATGTTCCGCTCTATCCACATGAAAGAATGTTACTATTCGCCATATCTGGGCTCAAATCGTTCTTCCATCCAGAGGATGGTAATAATATTGTTAAATTGGGTGAGTCATCGGCTTTCCCCTTCGTATTGGAATCTCTAAAGCAGTGCATGTTAGGAGATGAGACTGGTAGACGTATACTTCGAGAACAACCAAATATTACCTCAGATACCTTAGATATGGATcgtttgaagaaaatggacAAGAACAGTTTAGGCTATACGTATTACACATGGTTGATTACGGAAGGTGTTTCTCCAGATACAAGAGCCCCAGTGAAATATATTGATGATCCACTGCAGGCTTTTATATTTAAACGTTACAGACAGTGTCACGATTTTTACCATGCAATCAATGGATTACCAATTATCattgaaggtgaaattgcTATCAAGGCCTTAGAAGCTGCTAATATGGGTATTCCCATGGCTGCCTTGGGAGCTCTTTTAGCGCCATTGCGTTTAAAGCCAATCCAAAAAGAAAGACTTTATGACATATACTTACCATGGGCTATAAGAACAGGATTAAGTTGTAAGCCATTAATTAACGTCTATTGGGAAGAGCTTCTAGAGAAAGATGTTaatgaattgagaaaagaattgggTATTCAACCACCACCTAACCTGAGAGCCATTAGACAAGAGCGTTCAAAGATtagaaaagaattaaaaatgaaatacGACGCCTATGAGGTTGGTATGTAA